ACTGAGGTCTGGTACATCATCTCCTCCTGTATCGGCTCCTTCTTCGCCCCCTGTATTATCATGATCCTGGTGTATGTCCGGATTTACCAGATCGCCAAGTTAAGGACCAGGCACCCCCCGGGCAAGCAGAGGGCAGGGGACCCCGAGCACCGACAGAACGGCCTCCGCCAGTCTCCCAAAGCCATGAACGGCGAGCAGAACGGCACCCAGGCAGCAGAGGCGAACGGCTTCGATGGCGAGGAGTCCTCCTCCTCCGAGCACCAGGGCGCCCACTGCAAGGGCAAGAGGAAGAGGGCGCAGCCGCCCAAAGCCAGGGGCAAAGTGCAGTCTGTGCGGGGCAAGGTGGTGAGCAGCCTGGTCAGGGCTGAGGACATGGGCACCGCCAAGGGAGGCCGCTGGAAGGGACGCCAGAACCGCGAGAAAAGGTTCACCTTTGTGCTGTCCGTGGTGATCGGCGTGTTTGTCGTCTGCTGGTTCCCATTCTTCTTCACCtactccctcaccgccatctgcCCCGACCTCTGCCCCGTTCCCCCCACACTTTTTAAATTCTTCTTCTGGTTCGGATACTGCAACAGCTCCCTCAACCCGCTCATTTACACCATCTTCAACCATGACTTCAGGAAAGCCTTCAAAAAGATCCTGTGCCGAGGCAACCGCCGGCAAAAGGTGTAAGGGAGGACTGTGCACCTGGGTGTAAGGGAGGACTGTGCACCTGGGTGTAGGGAGGACTGTGACCCTGGGTGTAAGGGAGGACTGTGCACCTGGGTGTAGGGAGGACTGTGCACCTGGGTGTAAGGGAGGACTGTGCACCTGGGTGTAAGGGAGGACTGTGCACCTGGGTGTAAGGAGGACTGTGCACCTGGGTGTAGGGAGGACTGTGCACCTGGGTGTAGGGAGGACTGTGACCCTGGGTGTAAGGGAGGACTGTGCACCTGGGTGTAAGGGAGGAATGTGCACCTGGGTGTAAGGGAGGACTGTGCACCTGGGTGTAGGGAGGACTGTGCACCTGGGTGTGGGTTATCTGTACAGCGATCCTGTGGACTATTTCTGTTTTACCCTATATTTACCAATGTGAGTTCAGAATAAAAGGGAGCTTTGTGTTTTTTTGCATTTAAGTCTCTTTTATAATTATAATGTTTGTTCTCACACACGTGTACACCggtgtagacacacacacatacatacatgtacactaacagacacacacatgcatatacactgacattcacacagacacacctgatattcacatacacacacatatatacacttaAACACTGAGGTTCAAACACACTGACTTCACATGCACGCACACTCATACATATACACATAAACACTGACCTGCACACGCACACTGAcatccacatgcacacacacatatacacataaacACTGACCTGCACACGCACACTGacattcacatgcacacacacatattcacatgcacacacacacatatatacgtaAACACTGACATtcagacacacattcacacaaatacacactgaCATTCACATACGCACTGACATTCACACAATATACACTGAcattcactcacatacacataaACACTGACATTCACACATACCCActgaaattcacacacacactgacattcacACCCATACACATAAACACTGACATTCACACATACCCActgaaattcacacacacactgatattcacACACTGACATTCACACCCATACACATAAACACTGACATTCACACATACTCActgaaattcacacacacactgatattcacacacatacatatacacactgacattcacacacatacatatacacactgatattcacacacatacatatacacactgacattcacacactgatattcacacacatacacataaacaCTGACATTCACATACACATAAACACTGACATTCACACACTgatattcacacacatacacattaacaCTGACATTCACACATACACTGATATTCACACATAAACactgacattcacacacacactgatattcacacataaacactgacattcacacacacactgatattcacACATAAACACTGACATTCACACATTACCACTgaaattcacacacactgatattcacacacatacatacactgatatttacacacatacacataaacactgaaattcacacacacacactgatattcacacacatacatatacacactgacattcacacacatacacataaacactgatattcacacacacatacacactgacattcacacatacacactgacttTCACGCGCATATGCACATGGACATTTACACACATACAGatattcacacatgcacacataaacacactgacattcacacacattacacacactGGCATTCACACAGGGTCCTGGTGCAGTGCAATATCTGTCACGCTGAACCCTTTAAACTATCGAGTAATGTCGAACTATCATCCCCACCACTCCCGGCAAGACCCCCTCACTTCGTCACCTCAGGTTAGTTAGAGTTTGCTCCCGTTTTATAATCTGAATGGCAATGAAGGGATTTGCAGCAGGAAGTTGGTCCATTTGGCCGATAAGAAGCTGTTGCCAGggcagtttttgttgttgtttattttCTTAACCTGTTTTGCTCAGGGCGTTTCCACTCCCGAAAATATGAAAAGCGAAGGCGCTCAGGCTGACTGGCTGCAAGGATTACTGGGGCTGGCGCTGGCCGATTTCTCACCATTTACCCCTTGAGTTAGGGAGAAGTAATCGGTCAAGATTCTGGTCGCTAACACAAGCCCAGAACACGCATTTAAAATCCGGATTAGTCAGTTAACAATCCTTCCCGGCCGGGTTCAATTTCAAAACCTGAGCAATTATTTCTCCCAGCAAATGCCCCCGGGTCATTCTGGTACACGCCTTCAGCTCACTGTAATTGCATGTTATTTTGAACATgaactgtttaaaaatattttattctttaaaaaaaataacgatTATAATGCCGTATAATAGAAACATTTGGACTATGAATATATACCAAAATCTGTTTGACCTGACAATCGACAGTGAACTCGAGCCCCATCTTTGGGCCATTGCTACTCAAAAAGCTACTTGTTAAACAACTTATTTTTTGTCAGAATTATCGACAGTGGTACCATTGGATCTGGGTTCCAGCAGTGAAGTATGTGGCAGATTTAGTTCCAGTCCCGCAGCTATCCCGCCCCTTTCCAATCTGGGGCTATATTGTAAAAAGCCAGTTAGATAGAATGGAATTCAGCCCTACCTTCCATCTGTAATGAACCAGCAGTTGACCTTTGCTCCCCGACCTCTCACCTACAGATGTCATTTCGCAGGGCAGTTGACGCGGAGGGAACAGCAATTTGGGGCTCAGTGTAATAGAAGAGAAGGGTTTTCAGGAGCATTTTCAGGACAGGGAGTTGGGTGACAAAGATGGGGCGCTGAGGGATGGGGGTCTCAGGCGACATGGGGACATTGAAGCAGAAAAGTGAGGGGAACAGGACTGATTTGGTACTAGAGCAGGATTGCTGCAGACATAGGAGcattaggaacaggaataggccattcagcccttcaagccaatGGCATTTTGCTAGACCATGGCTTATCTGCAACTCAATTCCATTCATTTACCTgtgctccatatcctttgatggcCTGACACTTTGAACACCTACCAACCTAATTGTTGAAAGTTTCGATTGTCTCTGCCTTATCTGTAGGGGGAGAGAGTCCCCACACTTCTGTCTTGTGTCATATCATTTCTGATCAGCCTAACCTTACTTTGAAgatccagggctggattctccgtttctgagttgAGGAgcagaggatctgtggcgttttatgtTCCTGCGACTGGTGAGGGGATAACAGCCGGGctttgtaaatctccaggctcccacgatataaacggctggagaatggccgggtccctggccgcgcatgcgtaaggcgatgacctgcagtggtcgcgctgtaaaacatggcgctggctgtgAGCGGACCcgactgccagatagtgccctgctgaccaccccccccccacccccacccccaccccaaccagtccccccagccctcgtggtTGACCGCCAGCCCAGCAGCATGACTCCCGCCCGACTGTGCCGGTGctggtccgcagccgccacgccaggttcccgacggctgggaccacacg
The sequence above is drawn from the Scyliorhinus canicula chromosome 16, sScyCan1.1, whole genome shotgun sequence genome and encodes:
- the adra2a gene encoding alpha-2A adrenergic receptor; this encodes MEGTMGEDLAGSSYNRSSNSSEPQGYTLQAAIAFTAVVSLIMMVTIFGNVLVMIAVLTSRGLRAPQNLFLVSLAAADILVATLVMPFSLAKELMGYWYFGEVWCEIHLALDVLFCTASIAHLCAISLDRYWSITQAIEYNLKRTPKRIKCIIVTVWVMAAVISFPPLITNGNKQHSEHNPECEINTEVWYIISSCIGSFFAPCIIMILVYVRIYQIAKLRTRHPPGKQRAGDPEHRQNGLRQSPKAMNGEQNGTQAAEANGFDGEESSSSEHQGAHCKGKRKRAQPPKARGKVQSVRGKVVSSLVRAEDMGTAKGGRWKGRQNREKRFTFVLSVVIGVFVVCWFPFFFTYSLTAICPDLCPVPPTLFKFFFWFGYCNSSLNPLIYTIFNHDFRKAFKKILCRGNRRQKV